Part of the Streptomyces sp. WMMC500 genome is shown below.
CTGAACAGCGGATGACCGTGGTCCGGCCCCAGGACCAGCACACCGGCACCGAAACCGGCACCGAAGCCCGCACCGGGGCCGGGGCCGGGGGGCAGGCGGGGGCCACCGCGGTGGCCCACCCGAACATCGCGCTGATCAAGTACTGGGGCAAGCGGGACGAGCACCTGGTCCTGCCCCGCACCGACAGCCTGTCGATGACCCTGGACATCTTCCCCACCACCACCCGCGTGCGGCTCGCACCCGGCGCCGGCAGCGACGTGGTGACACTCAACGGCGTGCCCGCCACCGGGGAGGCCGAACGGCGCATCGTCACCTTCCTCGACCTGGTGCGCCAGCGCGCCGGAGTGGCGCAGCGGGCCGTGGTGGAATCCGAGAACACCGTGCCCACCGGCGCGGGCCTGGCCTCGTCCGCCAGCGGCTTCGCCGCCCTGGCCGTCGCCGCCGCGGCCGCCTACGGACTCGGCGGCGACGCCCGGGCCCTGTCCCGGCTGGCCCGGCGCGGTTCCGGATCGGCCTCACGCTCGATCTTCGGCGGCTTCGCCGCCTGGCGCGCCGGCCGGCCCGCCGGCACCCCCGCCGAAGCCGACCTCAGCTCCTACGCCGAACCGGTACCCGTCGGCGACATCGACGCAGCACTGGTCATCGCGGTGGTCAACGCCGGCCCCAAGGACGTCTCCAGCCGCGCGGCGATGCGCCGCACCGTCGACACCTCCCCGCTGTACGAACCCTGGGCCGCCTCCAGCAAAGACGACCTCGCCGGCATGCGCGCCGCCCTCCTGCGCGGCGACCTGGCCGTCGTCGGCGAAATCGCCGAACGCAACGCGCTGGGCATGCACGCCACCATGCTCGCCGCACGGCCCGCGGTGCGCTACCTGTCGCCGGCGACCCTGACCGTCCTCGACCGCGTCCTGCAACTGCGCCGCGAAAACATACCCGCCTGGGCGACCATGGACGCCGGACCCAACGTCAAAGTCCTGTGCGCCCGCACCGACGCCCACCGGGTCGCCGACGCCGTACGCGAAGCCGCCGACGGCGGCGCCGTCCACATCGCCGGACCCGGCCCCGCCACCCGCCTGCTCCCCGAGGGCGGACGATGACCCCCCACCCGGCACCGGACCACACCCCCGGCGGAACCCCGAGCGGAACCGCAGGCGGGGTAGCGGACCGCACCCCGGGCCCGACTGCGGGCCCGGCTGCGGGCAGCCCCTCGGACGGGACTGCGGACGGCTCCGCGAACCCGGCTGCGGATGGGGCTGCGGGCGCGGCTGCGGGCAGTTCCCCGGGTGCGGCTGCGGATGGGGCTGCGGGCGGGACGGTGGTCCGGCGGGCACCGGGCAAGTTGTTCGTCGCAGGCGAGTACGCGGTGGTCACCCCCGGCGTCCCGGCAATCCTCGTGGCGGTCGACCGGGACATCACGGTCACCGTGTCCGGCTCGGCCACCGCCGGCGTCGACATCTCCTCCGACCTCCTCACCGGCACGGTGCACTGGCACTGGACCGGCACCCGACTCCACCCCGACGACCGCCCCGACCACCAGCCCGACGGCCAGCCCGACGGCCAGCCCGACGGCCAGCCCGGCGGGCAGCCCGACGGGCAGCCCGGCGGCCAGTCCGGGGGGCAGCGGGCCCGTAGCTCGCTGGCGCACGTGGTCTCGGCCGTCGAGACCGTCGGCGAACTCCTGGCCGAACACGGCCGGCCGCTACCCGCGATGACCGTGTCGGTCAGCAGCCGCCTGCACGAAGACGGCCGCAAGTACGGCCTGGGCTCCAGCGGCGCGGTGACCGTCGCGGCCGTGGACGCCGTCGCCGCCTTCTGCGGCCTGCCCCTGCCGGCCCCCGACCTCTTCCGGCTGGCCCTGCTCGCCAGCGCCCGCCTCGATACGAAAGGCTCCGGCGGCGACCTGGCCGCCAGTACCTGGGGCGGCTGGATCACCTACCAGGCACCCGACCGGGCCTTCGTCCTCGACCTCGCCCGCCGCCGGGGCATCGCACACACACTGCGCACCGACTGGCCCGGCTTCGCCGTACGCCGGCTACCGCCACCGGCCGGCCTGCGCCTGGAAGTCGGCTGGACCAAAACCCCCGCCTCCACCGCATCCCTGGTAGCCGGCCTGCACCGACGCACCTGGCGCGACAGCACCACCTACGAAGCCTTCGTCAAAACCGCCACCGCCCTCGTCCACGCCGCCACCGACGCACTCGACACCGGCGACGCACCAGCCCTGCTCCACCAGATCCGCACCGCCCGCCAGGAACTCACCCGCCTGGACAACGAAGTCGGCCTGGGCATCTTCACCCCCGAACTCACCACCCTGTGCGACACCGCCGAAGCCGCCGGCGGCGCCGCCAAACCCTCCGGAGCCGGCGGCGGCGACTGCGGCATCGCCCTCCTGGACACCCACACCCCCCACACCACCACCCACCTCCGACAGCAATGGACCACCGCCGGAATCCTCCCCCTCCCACTGGCACCCGCCGCCGAAAGAACCAACAGCACCGACAGCACCGGCAGCACCGGCAGCACCGAACGGGCCGACAGGGCCGAGGGCGACCAGACATGAGCGGTCAGCGCAAGGACGACGTCCGGCCCGCCACGAAACAGCACCGGACACACAGCCACCTCAACCAGACCCACCAGACCGACCGGTCCGACCAGTTGGACCAGTTGGACCAGTTGGACCAGTTGGACGGGGTGGCATTCGTCCGTGCCCCGGCCGGCACCGGCCGCCCCGGCGTGCCGCCGGCCGCACCGCTGAGCGGCACCGACCGGCCCTGCATCAACGCGATGACCGGCGCCGGCACCACGACCGGTGAGATCAACCGGGACCTGGCCACCACCGCCCACCAGACCCGGGCGCCCACCGCCGGGAACGCCGGTCAACGCCTGCCGCACCGCCTGCTCGTACCCGGGCACCGTCCGGGACCCCGCACACCCGCAACCCCGACACCCGCAGCACCCCGACACCCGCAGCACCCGCAGCACCCGCAGCATTCTGACGCCTGCAGCGCTCTGACGCCTGCAGCACCTGCAGCACCTTCGGCAGCTTCGACAAGTTCGACAGCTTCGACAAGTTCGACAGTTTGACGCCTTCGACGAGATGACGGGAAGCACACGATGACCGACGCACACGCGATAGCCGGGGTCCCGATGAAGTGGGTGGGCCCCCTGCGCATCTCGGGGAACGTCGCCCACACCGAGACCCACGTGCCCCTGGCCACCTACGAATCGCCGCTGTGGCCCTCGGTGGGCCGGGGCGCGAAGGTCTCCATGCTCGCCGAGCAGGGCATCGTCGCCACCCTCGTCGACGAGCGGATGACCCGCTCGGTGCTCGTCGAAGCAACCGACGCACTCACCGCCCACACCGCCGCGCAGGCCATCGACACGCGCATCGACGAACTGCGCGAGGTGGTACGCGGCTGCAGCCGGTACGCCCAGCTCATCGGCATCCGCCACGAGATCACGGCGAATCTGCTGTTCATCCGCTTCGAGTTCAGCACCGGCGACGCCTCCGGCCACAACATGGCCACCCTCGCCTCCGACGCCCTGCTGGGCCACCTCCTCAAGACCATCCCCGGCATCTCCTACGGATCGATCTCCGGGAACTACTGCACCGACAAGAAGGCCACCGCGATCAACGGGATCCTCGGCCGCGGGAAGAACGTCGTCACCGAACTGCTCATCCCCCAGCAGGTCGTCACCGACGTCCTGCACACCACCGCCGCGAAAGTCGTCGAGCTCAACATCCGCAAGAACCTCCTGGGCACCCTCCTGGCCGGCGGTATCCGCTCGGCCAACGCCCACTACGCGAACATGCTCCTCGGCTTCTACCTGGCCACCGGCCAGGACGCGGCCAACATCGTCGAAGGCTCCCAAGGCGTCACGATGGCCGAAGACCGCGACGGCGACCTGTACTTCTCCTGCACCCTGCCCAACCTGATCGTCGGCACCGTCGGCAACGGCAAGGGCCTGGGCTTCGTGGAGACGAACCTGACCCGCCTGGGCTGCCGCGCCGACGGCGAACCCGGCACCAACGCACGCAGGCTCGCCGTCATCGCCGCGGCCACCGTGCTGTGCGGGGAACTGTCCCTGCTCGCAGCCCAGACCAACCCCGGCGAACTCATGCGCGCACACCTCCAGCTCGAACGCGACCACACGACCGCAAAGGTTGGTGCCTAGGCATGTCCCACCACCTCGGAATCCACGACCTGTCGTTCGCGAC
Proteins encoded:
- a CDS encoding hydroxymethylglutaryl-CoA reductase; amino-acid sequence: MTDAHAIAGVPMKWVGPLRISGNVAHTETHVPLATYESPLWPSVGRGAKVSMLAEQGIVATLVDERMTRSVLVEATDALTAHTAAQAIDTRIDELREVVRGCSRYAQLIGIRHEITANLLFIRFEFSTGDASGHNMATLASDALLGHLLKTIPGISYGSISGNYCTDKKATAINGILGRGKNVVTELLIPQQVVTDVLHTTAAKVVELNIRKNLLGTLLAGGIRSANAHYANMLLGFYLATGQDAANIVEGSQGVTMAEDRDGDLYFSCTLPNLIVGTVGNGKGLGFVETNLTRLGCRADGEPGTNARRLAVIAAATVLCGELSLLAAQTNPGELMRAHLQLERDHTTAKVGA
- the mvaD gene encoding diphosphomevalonate decarboxylase, translating into MSEQRMTVVRPQDQHTGTETGTEARTGAGAGGQAGATAVAHPNIALIKYWGKRDEHLVLPRTDSLSMTLDIFPTTTRVRLAPGAGSDVVTLNGVPATGEAERRIVTFLDLVRQRAGVAQRAVVESENTVPTGAGLASSASGFAALAVAAAAAYGLGGDARALSRLARRGSGSASRSIFGGFAAWRAGRPAGTPAEADLSSYAEPVPVGDIDAALVIAVVNAGPKDVSSRAAMRRTVDTSPLYEPWAASSKDDLAGMRAALLRGDLAVVGEIAERNALGMHATMLAARPAVRYLSPATLTVLDRVLQLRRENIPAWATMDAGPNVKVLCARTDAHRVADAVREAADGGAVHIAGPGPATRLLPEGGR
- a CDS encoding phosphomevalonate kinase; protein product: MVRRAPGKLFVAGEYAVVTPGVPAILVAVDRDITVTVSGSATAGVDISSDLLTGTVHWHWTGTRLHPDDRPDHQPDGQPDGQPDGQPGGQPDGQPGGQSGGQRARSSLAHVVSAVETVGELLAEHGRPLPAMTVSVSSRLHEDGRKYGLGSSGAVTVAAVDAVAAFCGLPLPAPDLFRLALLASARLDTKGSGGDLAASTWGGWITYQAPDRAFVLDLARRRGIAHTLRTDWPGFAVRRLPPPAGLRLEVGWTKTPASTASLVAGLHRRTWRDSTTYEAFVKTATALVHAATDALDTGDAPALLHQIRTARQELTRLDNEVGLGIFTPELTTLCDTAEAAGGAAKPSGAGGGDCGIALLDTHTPHTTTHLRQQWTTAGILPLPLAPAAERTNSTDSTGSTGSTERADRAEGDQT